In Shouchella patagoniensis, the following are encoded in one genomic region:
- a CDS encoding MetQ/NlpA family ABC transporter substrate-binding protein, protein MKKRVWVTSVVGVGTVVTLGACGSSGGDGDSKDISFGATAGPYSDMLTEAIIPGLEEKGYSVTVNEYQDYTIPNRELASGTDDANLFQHQVYLDNFANENNLELTSLVSVPTAPMGIYSDEYATLDEIEEGVEIAIPNDPTNGARAFLMLEEAGLISFDNGIDPLTVSVNDISENKLNLKFVELEAAQLPREAGQKPLAAVPGNFALSAGLDLATALELENMLDQYRNVVAVRAEDEESELAQDIKEVIESEEFETVIDTEFEWFGKPSWMEE, encoded by the coding sequence ATGAAAAAAAGAGTATGGGTAACAAGTGTCGTGGGGGTAGGGACAGTTGTTACGCTAGGTGCATGTGGAAGTAGTGGAGGCGATGGTGATAGTAAAGATATAAGCTTTGGTGCGACAGCTGGTCCATATAGCGACATGCTTACTGAAGCAATTATTCCAGGTCTTGAAGAGAAAGGGTATTCGGTCACTGTCAACGAATATCAAGACTACACGATTCCAAATCGTGAGCTTGCAAGTGGTACAGATGATGCAAATTTGTTTCAACATCAAGTGTACTTAGATAACTTTGCAAATGAGAACAACTTGGAGTTAACAAGTTTAGTTTCGGTTCCGACTGCACCAATGGGTATTTATTCAGACGAATATGCAACTTTAGATGAAATCGAGGAAGGTGTAGAGATAGCGATCCCAAATGATCCAACTAATGGCGCAAGAGCTTTTTTAATGCTTGAGGAAGCAGGCTTGATCTCATTTGATAATGGAATTGACCCGTTAACTGTCTCTGTAAATGATATCTCTGAAAATAAGCTGAATCTTAAATTTGTAGAACTTGAGGCGGCTCAGCTACCACGTGAAGCAGGTCAAAAACCGTTAGCTGCTGTCCCAGGGAATTTTGCTCTTTCTGCTGGTCTAGATTTAGCAACCGCGCTTGAATTAGAAAACATGCTTGATCAGTACCGAAACGTTGTAGCAGTTCGGGCAGAAGATGAGGAAAGCGAGCTTGCACAAGACATTAAAGAAGTAATTGAGTCAGAAGAGTTTGAGACGGTTATTGATACGGAATTTGAATGGTTTGGAAAGCCAAGTTGGATGGAGGAATAA
- a CDS encoding methionine ABC transporter permease: protein MDIAHLIEMLPDMWNAFLETLLMIGISTGVAIIVGFPLGVVLFATDRGLFWENRFVQGLLGVFVNIVRSIPFIILLVALYPFTNLIVGTTTGPVAASVSLSVAAIPFFARIVESSMREIDKGMIEAAAATGATPWMIIKDVLFLEGRASMIQGLTLTIISLVAYSAMAGVIGGGGIGDLAIRYGHYRYDNTIMISTVVILIVLVQVLQLFGDYIAKSTDKRK from the coding sequence ATGGACATCGCACACTTAATTGAGATGCTACCAGATATGTGGAATGCATTTCTTGAAACTTTGTTAATGATTGGTATTTCAACTGGTGTTGCCATTATTGTTGGGTTTCCGCTTGGGGTTGTTTTATTCGCAACAGATCGCGGGCTGTTTTGGGAAAACCGTTTTGTGCAAGGATTGCTTGGTGTTTTTGTCAATATTGTCCGGTCGATTCCCTTTATTATTTTACTGGTTGCCTTGTATCCTTTTACAAACCTTATCGTTGGGACAACAACGGGGCCTGTAGCTGCGAGTGTATCGCTGTCTGTTGCAGCAATTCCATTTTTTGCTCGAATCGTAGAAAGTTCTATGCGAGAGATCGATAAAGGAATGATTGAGGCGGCGGCTGCAACTGGAGCAACGCCTTGGATGATCATTAAAGATGTGTTATTTCTAGAAGGCAGGGCTTCAATGATTCAAGGTTTGACGTTAACGATTATTAGTCTTGTTGCATACTCAGCGATGGCTGGCGTTATTGGCGGAGGCGGTATCGGTGATTTAGCAATTCGTTATGGTCATTACCGTTACGATAATACGATTATGATTTCAACTGTCGTAATTTTAATCGTGCTTGTGCAAGTGCTTCAACTGTTTGGTGATTATATTGCAAAATCAACAGATAAAAGAAAATAA